A stretch of Desulfotignum phosphitoxidans DSM 13687 DNA encodes these proteins:
- the kdsA gene encoding 3-deoxy-8-phosphooctulonate synthase, with the protein MTNFFFEMIDTPAPCFFLVAGPCVIENFDTTFQIAKTLKTITADLGIPFIFKASFDKANRTSVQSFRGPGFDQGLSILADIKSRLDLKVISDIHLPDQADPAAQVLDVIQIPAFLCRQTDLILAACRTGRPVSVKKGQFLAPQDCKNILDKAAFTGNPHIAITERGSSFGYNNLVVDFRSIHILKQMGVPVIFDATHSVQLPGGGITSSAGDRQFIPTLAKAAIAAGAHGLFMETHPDPAKALCDGPNSMPLADMTPLLTTLLAIKKAAATG; encoded by the coding sequence ATGACCAATTTTTTTTTTGAAATGATCGACACCCCTGCTCCCTGCTTTTTTCTGGTGGCAGGCCCCTGTGTCATCGAAAATTTTGATACCACGTTTCAGATCGCCAAAACCCTGAAAACCATCACTGCGGATCTGGGCATCCCTTTTATTTTCAAAGCCTCCTTTGACAAAGCCAACCGCACATCTGTCCAGTCTTTCCGGGGCCCCGGATTCGACCAGGGACTGTCCATTCTGGCCGACATCAAATCCCGCCTGGACCTGAAAGTAATTTCAGACATTCATCTGCCGGATCAGGCGGATCCGGCAGCTCAGGTTCTGGATGTGATCCAGATCCCGGCCTTTTTATGCCGTCAGACCGATCTGATTCTGGCCGCGTGCCGTACCGGCCGCCCGGTGAGTGTTAAAAAAGGCCAGTTTCTGGCCCCCCAGGACTGCAAAAATATTCTTGACAAAGCCGCTTTTACCGGCAATCCCCATATTGCTATCACCGAGCGGGGCAGCAGTTTCGGATACAACAATCTGGTGGTGGATTTCCGGTCCATCCATATTTTAAAACAAATGGGTGTTCCCGTGATATTTGATGCCACCCACAGTGTTCAGCTTCCCGGCGGAGGCATCACGTCTTCCGCCGGAGACCGGCAGTTCATTCCCACACTGGCCAAAGCAGCAATCGCCGCAGGAGCCCATGGTCTGTTCATGGAAACCCATCCCGATCCTGCAAAAGCGTTGTGTGACGGTCCTAATTCCATGCCTCTGGCAGACATGACACCGTTACTCACGACACTTCTGGCCATAAAAAAAGCGGCAGCAACCGGATGA
- a CDS encoding M23 family metallopeptidase, protein MKKIFFLVICVVILVPLAWVLTYRFEGTSPELEVDLPSLYLKDKLTLSLDIKDMKTGLREVQVRLVQQEIEKTLMEKTYPAGSVFSPFSGEIRKEDRLDIPVEANRHGLSDGKATLHIQVSDLSWRGWNRGNIAEKNISVFIDTLPPRIEVLSRQHNVERGGTGLVIYKLFESDVKSGVMVGDRFFPGHSGMFDQTDIHTAFFALDHTQGPGTRIWVTAEDAAGNTTRKGFYHYIRDRGFKSDVLKISDSFLGLTMPDFHLGDREAQFEKADHPLLEKFKVVNSELRNANVKKVLSMPADTEPQMLWDGKFERMSGATRAGFGDRRTYTYNGNEIGQSRHMGIDLASTALAPVKAANSGRIIMAGPVGIFGNTVIIDHGFGLASLYSHLSNMVVSVEDKVKKGDIIGNTGMTGLAAGDHLHFSMIVHNVFVNPLEWWDQNWIENNITAKIKAVGEGK, encoded by the coding sequence ATGAAAAAAATTTTTTTCCTGGTGATTTGTGTTGTGATTCTGGTGCCCCTGGCATGGGTGCTGACATATCGATTTGAAGGCACGTCCCCTGAATTGGAAGTGGATCTGCCGTCGCTGTATCTCAAAGACAAGCTGACATTGTCTCTGGATATTAAAGATATGAAAACCGGACTCAGAGAGGTTCAGGTCCGTCTGGTTCAACAGGAAATCGAAAAAACCCTAATGGAAAAAACATATCCGGCCGGTTCTGTTTTTTCCCCTTTTTCCGGGGAAATCCGGAAGGAAGACCGGCTTGATATCCCTGTGGAAGCCAATCGGCATGGATTGAGTGATGGAAAGGCCACGCTTCATATTCAGGTGTCGGATCTATCTTGGCGGGGGTGGAACCGGGGCAATATCGCGGAAAAAAACATATCGGTCTTCATTGACACCCTTCCTCCCCGGATCGAGGTGTTGAGCCGTCAGCACAATGTGGAACGGGGCGGTACCGGCCTGGTGATCTACAAGTTGTTTGAATCTGATGTGAAAAGCGGTGTTATGGTGGGGGACCGTTTTTTTCCGGGTCATTCCGGAATGTTTGATCAAACCGATATCCATACAGCGTTTTTTGCGCTGGATCACACCCAGGGGCCTGGCACCCGGATCTGGGTCACGGCCGAAGATGCAGCGGGAAATACGACCCGCAAAGGATTTTATCATTATATCCGGGATCGCGGGTTTAAATCGGATGTACTCAAGATTTCCGATTCGTTTTTAGGGCTGACCATGCCTGATTTTCATCTCGGAGACCGGGAAGCTCAGTTTGAAAAAGCCGATCATCCGCTTCTGGAAAAATTCAAAGTGGTGAACTCGGAACTTCGAAATGCCAACGTAAAAAAAGTGCTGTCCATGCCCGCAGATACCGAACCGCAGATGCTGTGGGACGGAAAATTCGAGCGCATGTCCGGGGCCACCCGGGCCGGATTCGGAGACCGGCGCACCTACACCTACAATGGAAATGAGATCGGTCAGTCCCGCCACATGGGCATCGATCTGGCATCCACGGCCCTGGCACCGGTGAAAGCGGCCAATTCAGGCCGAATCATCATGGCGGGACCGGTGGGGATTTTCGGCAATACCGTGATCATTGACCATGGGTTCGGCCTGGCCAGCCTGTATTCTCATCTGAGCAACATGGTCGTATCTGTGGAAGACAAGGTCAAAAAAGGGGATATCATCGGCAACACCGGCATGACCGGACTGGCTGCCGGCGATCATCTGCATTTTTCCATGATTGTGCACAATGTGTTTGTCAATCCCCTGGAATGGTGGGATCAAAATTGGATCGAAAATAATATCACCGCCAAAATCAAGGCGGTTGGCGAAGGAAAATAA
- a CDS encoding homocysteine biosynthesis protein, whose amino-acid sequence MSDFKINKTYDQINRKIARGEAVVVTAEEIIDIAKDNGIVEAARQVDVVTTGTFAPMCSSGAFINIGQSKPVIRTTKTWFNNVPAYSGIAAVDCYLGATQTCDDDPLNKRHPGDFNYGGGHVIQDLVAGKSVEIRAESYGTDCYPNRRIEKVMTLKELPNAMLVNPRNAYQNYNCAINRSDRTKYTYMGTLKPGTGNANYSTSGALSPLFNDPYLKTIGLGTRIFLGGAQGYVTWTGTQHRSAVDRGLNGVPLGPAGTLMVMGDLKEMSSDWLKGQSIRGYGCSLSVGLGVPIPILNEEILKFTAVSDEEIFTQIVDYGYDYPEGVARSYGQVSYAELKSGTIMVKGQPVSTHPLSSMVKARKVAHLLKSAIQQSKFLLGQPQHLFGQP is encoded by the coding sequence ATGAGCGATTTTAAAATCAACAAAACATATGACCAGATCAACCGGAAAATTGCCCGGGGAGAGGCGGTGGTGGTCACTGCCGAAGAAATTATCGACATAGCCAAAGACAACGGCATTGTGGAAGCGGCCCGGCAGGTGGATGTGGTCACCACCGGCACTTTTGCACCCATGTGTTCTTCCGGTGCGTTCATCAATATCGGACAGTCGAAACCGGTGATCCGCACCACCAAAACCTGGTTTAACAATGTGCCGGCCTATTCGGGGATTGCGGCGGTGGACTGCTATCTGGGAGCCACCCAGACCTGTGATGATGATCCGTTGAACAAGCGTCACCCCGGAGATTTCAATTACGGTGGAGGCCATGTGATCCAGGATCTGGTGGCGGGCAAATCCGTTGAAATCCGGGCGGAATCCTATGGCACGGACTGTTATCCCAACCGGCGCATCGAAAAGGTCATGACCCTGAAGGAACTGCCCAATGCCATGCTGGTAAACCCCAGAAACGCCTACCAGAATTACAATTGCGCCATCAATCGGTCGGATCGCACCAAATATACCTATATGGGCACCTTGAAGCCCGGCACGGGCAATGCCAATTATTCCACATCCGGTGCGTTGAGCCCTTTGTTCAACGATCCGTATCTGAAAACCATCGGCCTGGGCACCCGGATTTTTCTGGGCGGGGCCCAGGGATATGTCACCTGGACCGGCACCCAGCACAGGTCCGCAGTGGACCGAGGATTGAACGGTGTGCCCCTGGGACCGGCCGGGACATTAATGGTCATGGGAGATCTCAAGGAGATGTCTTCTGACTGGTTGAAGGGCCAGAGTATCCGGGGGTATGGCTGTTCTTTGTCCGTGGGACTGGGTGTTCCCATTCCCATTCTCAATGAGGAAATTTTGAAATTCACGGCGGTTTCCGATGAGGAGATCTTTACTCAGATTGTGGACTATGGATATGATTATCCCGAAGGCGTTGCCCGGTCTTATGGTCAGGTAAGCTATGCGGAACTCAAAAGCGGCACCATTATGGTCAAGGGCCAGCCTGTGTCCACGCACCCTTTGTCCAGCATGGTCAAAGCCAGAAAGGTCGCCCATCTTCTCAAATCTGCCATACAGCAGTCCAAATTCCTTTTAGGGCAGCCCCAGCATCTGTTCGGGCAGCCATAG
- the lepB gene encoding signal peptidase I: protein MKKKKNAWRENIEAILIAVVIALFIRTFLVQAFKIPSGSMLETLQIGDQILVNKFIYGVKIPFTDGQVLIPFKDPQPGDIVVFKYPEDPSKDFIKRVVAVAGDTVSIVDKQLYVNGDPVTDEPYAMYSRLPTHVDNMSPVQVPENKLFVMGDNRDNSHDSRFWGFVDLSAVKGKAFMIYWSWDREEFGVRWHRIGDLLI from the coding sequence ATGAAAAAAAAGAAAAACGCCTGGCGGGAGAATATCGAAGCCATTCTCATTGCCGTTGTGATCGCTCTGTTTATCCGCACGTTTCTTGTTCAGGCCTTTAAAATTCCTTCCGGTTCCATGCTGGAAACGCTTCAGATCGGGGACCAGATCCTGGTGAACAAGTTTATTTACGGGGTCAAGATTCCTTTTACCGACGGTCAGGTCCTGATTCCTTTTAAAGATCCCCAGCCCGGAGATATTGTGGTATTCAAATATCCGGAAGATCCATCCAAAGATTTCATCAAGCGGGTGGTGGCCGTGGCCGGAGACACCGTGTCCATTGTTGACAAACAATTATATGTGAACGGAGATCCGGTGACTGATGAGCCTTATGCCATGTATTCCCGACTGCCGACTCATGTGGATAACATGTCACCCGTGCAGGTGCCGGAAAACAAGCTGTTTGTCATGGGGGATAACCGGGACAACAGTCATGACAGCCGGTTCTGGGGATTTGTAGACCTGTCGGCCGTCAAGGGAAAGGCCTTTATGATCTACTGGTCCTGGGACCGGGAGGAATTCGGTGTCCGGTGGCATCGGATCGGGGATCTGCTGATATGA
- a CDS encoding aspartate carbamoyltransferase catalytic subunit — MRFTKKDILDIHSLDPAEITLILDTAMGMKEISQRPVKKVPTLRGKTIVLFFQEPSTRTKLSFEIAAKRLSADSVAIAKSGSSMAKGETLMDTVKNLEAMKPDVIVMRHASSGAAYLVANRVNCSVINAGDGIHAHPSQALLDMMSVREKKGCIKGLKLAMIGDIAHSRVARSDIIGFSKMGARVSVCAPQTMIPAGIEALGCTVASSMEACVADADVIMMLRIQKERMTDVLFPSEREYAGRFGLNSQRVALAHKDVTIMHPGPMNRGVEISSDVADGKYSMILDQVTNGVALRMALYYLVAGGSRHADTD; from the coding sequence ATGCGATTCACAAAAAAGGATATTCTGGATATCCACTCCCTGGATCCGGCGGAGATCACCCTGATCCTGGACACGGCCATGGGCATGAAGGAGATATCCCAGCGGCCGGTGAAAAAAGTGCCCACCCTGCGGGGCAAGACCATTGTGTTGTTTTTTCAGGAACCCTCCACCCGGACCAAACTGTCTTTTGAAATTGCCGCCAAACGCCTGTCCGCCGATTCCGTGGCCATTGCCAAATCCGGTTCTTCCATGGCCAAGGGGGAAACCTTGATGGACACGGTCAAAAATCTGGAGGCCATGAAACCGGATGTGATCGTGATGCGTCATGCCTCTTCCGGGGCTGCTTACCTGGTGGCCAACCGGGTGAACTGCTCGGTGATCAATGCCGGAGACGGGATTCATGCCCATCCGTCCCAGGCGTTGCTGGATATGATGAGCGTCCGGGAAAAAAAAGGATGTATCAAAGGACTGAAACTGGCCATGATCGGGGATATTGCCCATTCCCGGGTGGCCCGGTCCGATATTATCGGGTTTTCCAAAATGGGGGCCCGGGTTTCGGTGTGTGCGCCGCAGACCATGATTCCGGCGGGGATCGAAGCCTTGGGCTGCACGGTGGCATCCAGTATGGAAGCGTGCGTGGCCGATGCGGACGTAATCATGATGCTCCGGATTCAAAAAGAACGAATGACCGATGTGCTGTTTCCGTCCGAGCGCGAATATGCCGGCCGTTTCGGGCTCAACTCCCAACGGGTGGCCCTGGCCCATAAGGATGTGACCATCATGCATCCCGGCCCCATGAACCGGGGCGTGGAAATCAGCAGTGATGTGGCGGATGGAAAATATTCCATGATTCTGGATCAGGTGACCAACGGCGTGGCCCTGCGTATGGCCCTTTATTATCTGGTGGCGGGAGGAAGCAGACATGCGGACACTGATTAA
- a CDS encoding dihydroorotase gives MRTLIKGARVLDPGNVDGYKSILINGQTIEAVLDPADVMPENGTDFKVIDATGLVLVPGLMDIHVHLREPGHEYKETIATGAAAAARGGFTAVCAMPNTRPVNDNSQVTAFILGKAKAAKGARVYPVGAVTKGSAGTQLSEIQDMQQAGIKAVSDDGRPVENAQIMRRALEYCRGLSIPVFVHAEDLSLVNGGAMNEGPPATFQGIPGIPNAAEAVMVARDILLSRLTGAHVHFCHISCEESIDLIRKAKHQGIRVTCETAPHYFTLTDADVKGYDACFKMNPPLRSEKDRQAVIQGLADGTIDVIASDHAPHSKEEKDLEFDRAAFGIVGLETSLPLSLKLVQNNHLTLENLILKMAKNPAKILGINNDITPGNPADLSLIDLKEKGVIDPSRFVSKSRNTPFAGMTVQGRAAATMVDGNFVFGLWA, from the coding sequence ATGCGGACACTGATTAAAGGCGCCCGGGTCCTGGATCCCGGGAATGTGGATGGATACAAATCCATTCTCATCAACGGACAGACCATTGAGGCGGTCCTGGACCCGGCAGATGTTATGCCCGAAAATGGAACCGATTTTAAAGTGATTGATGCCACAGGACTGGTGCTGGTGCCCGGGCTCATGGATATTCATGTGCATCTGCGGGAACCGGGCCATGAATACAAGGAAACCATTGCCACGGGTGCTGCAGCCGCGGCCCGGGGCGGATTCACCGCTGTGTGCGCCATGCCCAACACCCGGCCTGTGAATGACAACAGTCAGGTGACCGCGTTTATTCTTGGAAAAGCCAAAGCCGCCAAAGGGGCCCGGGTGTATCCGGTGGGTGCTGTCACAAAAGGGTCTGCCGGCACCCAGCTGTCAGAAATTCAAGACATGCAGCAGGCAGGCATCAAAGCCGTGTCTGATGACGGCCGTCCCGTGGAAAACGCCCAGATCATGCGCCGGGCCCTGGAATATTGTCGCGGACTGTCCATACCGGTGTTTGTTCATGCCGAAGACCTGTCTCTTGTGAACGGCGGTGCCATGAATGAAGGTCCGCCCGCCACGTTCCAGGGCATTCCCGGTATTCCCAATGCTGCGGAAGCCGTGATGGTGGCCAGGGACATTCTTTTGTCCCGGCTTACCGGGGCCCATGTGCATTTCTGTCACATCAGCTGCGAAGAATCCATTGATCTGATCCGAAAAGCCAAGCACCAGGGTATCCGGGTGACCTGTGAAACCGCGCCCCATTATTTCACTTTGACCGATGCAGATGTCAAAGGGTATGATGCCTGTTTCAAGATGAATCCACCGCTCAGATCGGAAAAAGACCGTCAGGCGGTAATCCAGGGTCTGGCAGACGGTACCATCGATGTCATTGCCTCGGACCATGCGCCCCACAGCAAAGAGGAAAAAGATCTGGAGTTCGACCGTGCCGCATTCGGGATTGTGGGGCTTGAGACCTCATTGCCGTTGTCTTTGAAACTGGTTCAAAACAACCACCTGACTCTGGAAAATCTGATTTTGAAAATGGCGAAAAATCCGGCCAAAATCCTGGGAATCAACAATGACATCACGCCTGGAAACCCGGCGGATCTGTCCTTGATCGATCTTAAAGAAAAAGGGGTGATCGACCCTTCCCGGTTTGTATCCAAAAGCCGCAACACCCCGTTTGCCGGCATGACGGTTCAGGGAAGGGCGGCGGCCACCATGGTGGACGGCAATTTTGTTTTCGGGTTATGGGCATGA
- a CDS encoding sigma-54-dependent transcriptional regulator, whose amino-acid sequence MTEAKRDQFRLLVVDDDTSMREFLELLLSRENYCVTTAENGNRALDLIRNHTYDLVLVDIRLGDITGLEVLKQVKQQHPDTVVIMISAYSTTEIAVTAMNEGAYDFVPKPFDNKELRQTIARALDLQTLEQEKKHRESEIQDYLHFDRIIGNSSGMAGIYKQIHQISATKTNVLITGESGTGKELIARAIHEHSDRKDKPFVVVNCGGIPDTLMESEFFGHVRGAFTGAVVDKKGLFEVADQGTIFLDEIGELSPLLQVKLLRAVQDTSFTPVGGTTEITVDVRIISATNKELDTEVVEGRFREDLFFRLNVIPIKVPPLRERKGDVSVLAQHFAEKYQ is encoded by the coding sequence ATGACTGAAGCGAAACGCGACCAGTTCAGATTGCTGGTGGTGGACGATGACACCAGTATGCGGGAATTTCTGGAGCTGCTGCTGTCCCGGGAAAATTATTGTGTGACCACGGCTGAAAACGGGAACCGGGCCCTGGATCTGATCCGCAATCATACCTATGATCTGGTGCTGGTGGATATCCGTTTAGGGGACATCACCGGCCTGGAAGTACTCAAACAGGTCAAACAGCAGCATCCCGACACCGTGGTCATCATGATTTCCGCATATTCCACCACGGAAATTGCGGTGACGGCCATGAATGAAGGGGCTTATGATTTCGTTCCCAAACCGTTTGACAACAAGGAACTGCGCCAGACCATCGCCCGGGCCCTGGATCTACAAACCCTGGAGCAGGAAAAAAAGCACCGGGAATCAGAGATTCAGGATTATCTTCATTTTGACCGGATCATCGGCAACAGTTCGGGTATGGCCGGCATTTACAAGCAGATTCATCAAATCAGTGCCACCAAGACCAATGTGCTGATCACCGGTGAAAGCGGTACAGGCAAGGAATTGATTGCCCGGGCCATTCACGAACACTCGGATCGAAAAGACAAGCCGTTTGTGGTGGTGAACTGCGGGGGGATTCCGGACACACTCATGGAAAGTGAATTCTTCGGCCATGTCCGGGGCGCGTTCACCGGCGCCGTGGTGGACAAAAAAGGGCTGTTTGAAGTCGCGGACCAGGGCACGATTTTTCTGGATGAAATCGGTGAACTGTCGCCGCTGCTCCAGGTCAAGCTCCTGCGGGCGGTCCAGGACACCTCGTTTACACCGGTGGGCGGTACCACTGAAATCACCGTGGATGTGCGGATCATTTCCGCTACCAACAAAGAACTGGATACAGAGGTGGTGGAAGGGCGGTTCAGGGAAGATCTGTTTTTCCGCTTGAATGTCATTCCGATCAAAGTGCCGCCTTTACGGGAACGAAAAGGGGATGTGTCGGTATTGGCCCAGCATTTTGCTGAAAAATATCAGTGA
- a CDS encoding IS4 family transposase → MIKISTPKQKITSSTFDIFIAPLLRLLPLVPLLSSRGDRPLKMNFEQQLRALVYFHLQEHDSARHLLQDMKENDFARQNIAPEGGISRSSFSEIINGRGLEQLQFMFENLYKQAANAIPMQFQKLGELISIDGSLISAVLSMYWADYRKGSKKAKAHCGFDINRGIPSKIFLTDGNGGERPFVSKILSKGQTGVMDRGYQSHHDFDLLQKEGKHFVCRIKTKTTRTVLKENAVEAGSHVFYDSVVLLGTPGQNQTTKPVRVVGYQIAGINYYVATDRHDLTADQIATVYKLRWTIESFFKWWKKHLKVYHLIARSKYGLMVQILGGLITYLLMAIYCREQFNEEVSIKRVRELRTIILNELFNSQDEIDKIENQIFKEQYKPSLAKT, encoded by the coding sequence AACAAAAAATTACGTCCTCGACCTTTGACATTTTCATTGCCCCGCTGTTAAGATTGTTGCCGCTTGTCCCGTTATTATCCTCAAGAGGAGACCGCCCGTTAAAAATGAATTTTGAACAACAATTAAGAGCCCTGGTATACTTTCACCTTCAGGAACATGATTCTGCCCGACATCTTCTTCAGGACATGAAAGAAAATGATTTTGCGAGACAGAATATTGCACCGGAGGGGGGTATTAGCAGAAGCAGTTTTTCAGAAATCATAAACGGGCGCGGTCTTGAACAATTGCAATTCATGTTTGAAAACCTCTATAAACAGGCTGCAAACGCAATTCCAATGCAATTTCAAAAATTGGGAGAATTAATATCCATCGATGGAAGCCTGATCAGTGCCGTTCTTTCAATGTACTGGGCCGATTACAGGAAAGGGTCCAAAAAGGCAAAAGCACACTGTGGCTTTGACATCAACCGTGGCATCCCCAGCAAAATTTTCCTGACCGATGGTAATGGTGGAGAACGTCCCTTTGTAAGCAAGATCCTATCAAAAGGCCAAACCGGTGTTATGGACAGGGGATATCAATCTCATCATGATTTTGATCTGCTTCAAAAAGAGGGTAAACACTTTGTCTGCCGTATCAAAACCAAAACAACGAGAACCGTTCTTAAAGAAAATGCAGTGGAAGCTGGAAGTCATGTTTTTTATGATTCCGTAGTTCTTCTCGGGACTCCCGGTCAAAATCAAACTACCAAACCGGTCCGGGTTGTAGGGTACCAGATAGCCGGAATCAATTATTACGTAGCTACCGATAGACATGACCTGACAGCAGATCAGATAGCCACTGTGTACAAGCTCAGATGGACGATTGAATCATTTTTCAAATGGTGGAAAAAGCATTTGAAGGTGTATCACCTGATTGCCAGAAGCAAGTATGGCCTCATGGTTCAGATACTTGGTGGCTTGATCACCTACCTGCTGATGGCAATCTATTGTCGTGAACAATTCAATGAAGAGGTTTCCATCAAAAGAGTTCGTGAGCTTCGGACCATCATTTTGAATGAACTATTCAATAGCCAGGATGAAATCGATAAAATCGAGAACCAAATTTTCAAAGAACAATACAAACCATCACTTGCAAAAACCTAA